Proteins encoded together in one uncultured Fibrobacter sp. window:
- a CDS encoding M67 family metallopeptidase, which produces MITISKDNYEKILAHAVNNLPEEACGLIAGRIEGSDKHIEKVYLLTNIDHSNEHFSLDPKEQLAAIKDMRANGLSPLGNWHSHPESPSRPSEEDKRLAYDSRASYLILSLQDREHPVLNSFHIEGDIATNEGLVIG; this is translated from the coding sequence ATGATTACAATTTCAAAAGACAACTACGAAAAAATCCTCGCGCATGCTGTGAATAACCTCCCCGAAGAGGCCTGCGGGCTGATTGCGGGGCGCATCGAAGGTAGCGACAAGCATATCGAGAAGGTCTACCTGCTCACGAATATCGACCATTCGAACGAGCATTTTTCGCTGGACCCCAAGGAACAGCTTGCCGCCATCAAGGACATGCGTGCAAACGGCCTCTCGCCGCTGGGCAACTGGCATTCCCATCCGGAATCCCCTTCTCGCCCGTCGGAAGAAGACAAGCGCCTTGCCTACGATAGCAGGGCGAGCTATTTGATCCTTTCTTTACAGGACCGCGAACATCCGGTACTGAATTCTTTCCACATTGAAGGTGATATTGCCACGAACGAAGGTCTCGTAATCGGCTAA